From a region of the Pristis pectinata isolate sPriPec2 chromosome 2, sPriPec2.1.pri, whole genome shotgun sequence genome:
- the ddx4 gene encoding probable ATP-dependent RNA helicase DDX4 isoform X1, which translates to MTEDWDAELGTEPVTVIPSFDDVASVMNDDINGNQSSDLKEHRKWQPKFNGHPDWRPRRVDNQGFSQNATYNENEFDVRAGRRCAFGRGDHGGFPRMNIQNACGDSPVGRGGPVGRGVSSARGGFGAPSGEGDGRFGLNRGKAGFGSAASRGGYRGRNEEPFSGSGSKLRGHWDPDSADGDDKNQGPKVTYVPPAPPEEEDAIFAQYQTGINFDKYDEILVDVSGFNVPPAILTFDEAHLCETLNTNIRKAGYLKPTPVQKHGIPIVLSGRDLMACAQTGSGKTAAFLLPIIEMLLRGKVVADRFKELQEPEVVIVAPTRELINQIYLEARKFSYGTVVRPVVLYGGTSIGHQIRQVLQGCNILCGTPGRLLDIISKGKVALSKVQYLILDEADRMLDMGFEPDMRKLVDSLGMPLKQNRQTLMFSATFPGEIQRLAADFMRSDYLFLAVGQVGGACGDVQQSVLQVDQYSKRNKLVEILTNIGIERTMVFVDTKRKADFLAAFLCQEKFPTTSIHGDREQREREIALGDFRTGKCPILVATAVAARGLDIEHVQHVINFDLPSTIDEYVHRIGRTGRCGHVGKAISFFDSNTDMPIARALLKVLSDAQQEVPIWLEEFAYAAHGTSYHNPLGKVFASVDTRKSLGVNRNFSGYEASVPVTYGGNEEDIWE; encoded by the exons ATGACAGAAGATTGGGATGCGGAACTGGGAACGGAACCTGTTACTGTTATCCCATCCTTCGATGACGTG GCAAGCGTAATGAATGATGATATCAATGGAAATCAATCTTCAGATTTGAAAG AACACCGTAAATGGCAACCCAAATTTAATGGTCATCCAGATTGGCGACCCAGACGGGTTGATAATCAAG GCTTTTCACAAAATGCAACTTACAATGAAAATGAGTTTGATGTCCGAGCTGGAAGAAGATGTGCGTTTGGTAGAGGTGACCATGGTGGATTTCCAAGAATGAATATACAAAACG CATGTGGAGACAGTCCTGTTGGCAGAGGTGGCCCAGTTGGCAGAGGAGTTTCCAGTGCAAGAGGAGGATTTGGTGCTCCATCAGGTGAGG GTGATGGCCGATTTGGTTTAAATCGTGGGAAAGCTGGATTTGGCTCTGCTGCATCAAGAG GTGGTTACAGAGGTAGAAATGAAGAGCCTTTTTCTGGATCTGGTTCTAAATTGAGAG GTCATTGGGATCCTGACAGTGCTGACGGTGACGATAAAAACCAAG GTCCCAAAGTGACTtatgttcctccagcaccacctgAAGAAGAAGATGCCATTTTTGCTCAGTATCAAACTGGAATTAACTTTGATAAATATGATGAAATTCTTGTGGATGTTTCAGGATTTAATGTCCCACCTGCAATACTG ACATTTGATGAAGCTCATCTGTGTGAAACTTTGAACACGAACATACgcaaggctggttatctgaagccTACACCAGTTCAGAAGCATGGGATTCCAATTGTGCTTTCTGGCCGGGATTTGATGGCATGTGCTCAGACTGGCTCTGGGAAAACA GCTGCTTTCTTATTGCCAATAATAGAAATGCTGCTGAGGGGCAAGGTAGTAGCTGATCGATTCAAGGAGCTCCAGGAACCAGAAGTAGTCATTGTAGCACCAACACGTGAACTGATCAATCAGATATATCTAGAAGCTAGAAAGTTTTCTTACGG AACTGTTGTGAGACCTGTTGTACTCTATGGAGGAACAAGTATAGGACATCAAATCCGTCAGGTTTTGCAAGGCTGTAATATATTGTGTGGCACCCCAGGAAGACTTTTGGATATTATCTCTAAAGGAAAA GTTGCCCTTAGTAAGGTCCAGTACTTGATACTGGATGAAGCAGATCGCATGTTGGATATGGGATTTGAACCAGATATGCGGAAACTTGTCGACTCGCTTGGCATGCCACTGAAACAAAACCGTCAGACTTTGATGTTTAGTGCCACTTTTCCTGGAGAGATTCAGAG GTTGGCTGCAGATTTCATGAGGAGTGATTATTTGTTCCTTGCTGTTGGTCAAGTGGGAGGAGCCTGTGGTGACGTACAGCAGTCCGTTCTCCAGGTAGACCAGTATTCCAAAAGAAACAAACTGGTTGAAATTCTCACCAACATAG GTATTGAGCGGACTATGGTCTTTGTCGATACCAAGAGAAAAGCTGACTTTCTTGCTGCTTTCCTTTGTCAAGAGAAATTCCCTACAACAAGCATTCATGg TGATCGAGAgcaaagggaaagagagatagcaCTTGGTGATTTCCGTACAGGGAAGTGTCCCATTTTGGTGGCTACAGCAGTGGCAGCACGAGGGTTGGACATTGAACACGTGCAACATGTTATTAACTTCGATTTGCCTTCCACTATTGATGAATATGTCCATCGCATTGGACGCACAGGCCGTTGTGGACATGTTGGCAAAGCAATATCATTCTTTGATTCAAATACAGATATGCCAATAGCACGTGCCCTCCTAAAAGTCCTTTCTGAT
- the ddx4 gene encoding probable ATP-dependent RNA helicase DDX4 isoform X2, translating into MTEDWDAELGTEPVTVIPSFDDVASVMNDDINGNQSSDLKEHRKWQPKFNGHPDWRPRRVDNQGFSQNATYNENEFDVRAGRRCAFGRGDHGGFPRMNIQNACGDSPVGRGGPVGRGVSSARGGFGAPSGDGRFGLNRGKAGFGSAASRGGYRGRNEEPFSGSGSKLRGHWDPDSADGDDKNQGPKVTYVPPAPPEEEDAIFAQYQTGINFDKYDEILVDVSGFNVPPAILTFDEAHLCETLNTNIRKAGYLKPTPVQKHGIPIVLSGRDLMACAQTGSGKTAAFLLPIIEMLLRGKVVADRFKELQEPEVVIVAPTRELINQIYLEARKFSYGTVVRPVVLYGGTSIGHQIRQVLQGCNILCGTPGRLLDIISKGKVALSKVQYLILDEADRMLDMGFEPDMRKLVDSLGMPLKQNRQTLMFSATFPGEIQRLAADFMRSDYLFLAVGQVGGACGDVQQSVLQVDQYSKRNKLVEILTNIGIERTMVFVDTKRKADFLAAFLCQEKFPTTSIHGDREQREREIALGDFRTGKCPILVATAVAARGLDIEHVQHVINFDLPSTIDEYVHRIGRTGRCGHVGKAISFFDSNTDMPIARALLKVLSDAQQEVPIWLEEFAYAAHGTSYHNPLGKVFASVDTRKSLGVNRNFSGYEASVPVTYGGNEEDIWE; encoded by the exons ATGACAGAAGATTGGGATGCGGAACTGGGAACGGAACCTGTTACTGTTATCCCATCCTTCGATGACGTG GCAAGCGTAATGAATGATGATATCAATGGAAATCAATCTTCAGATTTGAAAG AACACCGTAAATGGCAACCCAAATTTAATGGTCATCCAGATTGGCGACCCAGACGGGTTGATAATCAAG GCTTTTCACAAAATGCAACTTACAATGAAAATGAGTTTGATGTCCGAGCTGGAAGAAGATGTGCGTTTGGTAGAGGTGACCATGGTGGATTTCCAAGAATGAATATACAAAACG CATGTGGAGACAGTCCTGTTGGCAGAGGTGGCCCAGTTGGCAGAGGAGTTTCCAGTGCAAGAGGAGGATTTGGTGCTCCATCAG GTGATGGCCGATTTGGTTTAAATCGTGGGAAAGCTGGATTTGGCTCTGCTGCATCAAGAG GTGGTTACAGAGGTAGAAATGAAGAGCCTTTTTCTGGATCTGGTTCTAAATTGAGAG GTCATTGGGATCCTGACAGTGCTGACGGTGACGATAAAAACCAAG GTCCCAAAGTGACTtatgttcctccagcaccacctgAAGAAGAAGATGCCATTTTTGCTCAGTATCAAACTGGAATTAACTTTGATAAATATGATGAAATTCTTGTGGATGTTTCAGGATTTAATGTCCCACCTGCAATACTG ACATTTGATGAAGCTCATCTGTGTGAAACTTTGAACACGAACATACgcaaggctggttatctgaagccTACACCAGTTCAGAAGCATGGGATTCCAATTGTGCTTTCTGGCCGGGATTTGATGGCATGTGCTCAGACTGGCTCTGGGAAAACA GCTGCTTTCTTATTGCCAATAATAGAAATGCTGCTGAGGGGCAAGGTAGTAGCTGATCGATTCAAGGAGCTCCAGGAACCAGAAGTAGTCATTGTAGCACCAACACGTGAACTGATCAATCAGATATATCTAGAAGCTAGAAAGTTTTCTTACGG AACTGTTGTGAGACCTGTTGTACTCTATGGAGGAACAAGTATAGGACATCAAATCCGTCAGGTTTTGCAAGGCTGTAATATATTGTGTGGCACCCCAGGAAGACTTTTGGATATTATCTCTAAAGGAAAA GTTGCCCTTAGTAAGGTCCAGTACTTGATACTGGATGAAGCAGATCGCATGTTGGATATGGGATTTGAACCAGATATGCGGAAACTTGTCGACTCGCTTGGCATGCCACTGAAACAAAACCGTCAGACTTTGATGTTTAGTGCCACTTTTCCTGGAGAGATTCAGAG GTTGGCTGCAGATTTCATGAGGAGTGATTATTTGTTCCTTGCTGTTGGTCAAGTGGGAGGAGCCTGTGGTGACGTACAGCAGTCCGTTCTCCAGGTAGACCAGTATTCCAAAAGAAACAAACTGGTTGAAATTCTCACCAACATAG GTATTGAGCGGACTATGGTCTTTGTCGATACCAAGAGAAAAGCTGACTTTCTTGCTGCTTTCCTTTGTCAAGAGAAATTCCCTACAACAAGCATTCATGg TGATCGAGAgcaaagggaaagagagatagcaCTTGGTGATTTCCGTACAGGGAAGTGTCCCATTTTGGTGGCTACAGCAGTGGCAGCACGAGGGTTGGACATTGAACACGTGCAACATGTTATTAACTTCGATTTGCCTTCCACTATTGATGAATATGTCCATCGCATTGGACGCACAGGCCGTTGTGGACATGTTGGCAAAGCAATATCATTCTTTGATTCAAATACAGATATGCCAATAGCACGTGCCCTCCTAAAAGTCCTTTCTGAT
- the ddx4 gene encoding probable ATP-dependent RNA helicase DDX4 isoform X3, with the protein MTEDWDAELGTEPVTVIPSFDDVASVMNDDINGNQSSDLKEHRKWQPKFNGHPDWRPRRVDNQGFSQNATYNENEFDVRAGRRCAFGRGDHGGFPRMNIQNACGDSPVGRGGPVGRGVSSARGGFGAPSGEGDGRFGLNRGKAGFGSAASRGGYRGRNEEPFSGSGSKLRGHWDPDSADGDDKNQAPPEEEDAIFAQYQTGINFDKYDEILVDVSGFNVPPAILTFDEAHLCETLNTNIRKAGYLKPTPVQKHGIPIVLSGRDLMACAQTGSGKTAAFLLPIIEMLLRGKVVADRFKELQEPEVVIVAPTRELINQIYLEARKFSYGTVVRPVVLYGGTSIGHQIRQVLQGCNILCGTPGRLLDIISKGKVALSKVQYLILDEADRMLDMGFEPDMRKLVDSLGMPLKQNRQTLMFSATFPGEIQRLAADFMRSDYLFLAVGQVGGACGDVQQSVLQVDQYSKRNKLVEILTNIGIERTMVFVDTKRKADFLAAFLCQEKFPTTSIHGDREQREREIALGDFRTGKCPILVATAVAARGLDIEHVQHVINFDLPSTIDEYVHRIGRTGRCGHVGKAISFFDSNTDMPIARALLKVLSDAQQEVPIWLEEFAYAAHGTSYHNPLGKVFASVDTRKSLGVNRNFSGYEASVPVTYGGNEEDIWE; encoded by the exons ATGACAGAAGATTGGGATGCGGAACTGGGAACGGAACCTGTTACTGTTATCCCATCCTTCGATGACGTG GCAAGCGTAATGAATGATGATATCAATGGAAATCAATCTTCAGATTTGAAAG AACACCGTAAATGGCAACCCAAATTTAATGGTCATCCAGATTGGCGACCCAGACGGGTTGATAATCAAG GCTTTTCACAAAATGCAACTTACAATGAAAATGAGTTTGATGTCCGAGCTGGAAGAAGATGTGCGTTTGGTAGAGGTGACCATGGTGGATTTCCAAGAATGAATATACAAAACG CATGTGGAGACAGTCCTGTTGGCAGAGGTGGCCCAGTTGGCAGAGGAGTTTCCAGTGCAAGAGGAGGATTTGGTGCTCCATCAGGTGAGG GTGATGGCCGATTTGGTTTAAATCGTGGGAAAGCTGGATTTGGCTCTGCTGCATCAAGAG GTGGTTACAGAGGTAGAAATGAAGAGCCTTTTTCTGGATCTGGTTCTAAATTGAGAG GTCATTGGGATCCTGACAGTGCTGACGGTGACGATAAAAACCAAG caccacctgAAGAAGAAGATGCCATTTTTGCTCAGTATCAAACTGGAATTAACTTTGATAAATATGATGAAATTCTTGTGGATGTTTCAGGATTTAATGTCCCACCTGCAATACTG ACATTTGATGAAGCTCATCTGTGTGAAACTTTGAACACGAACATACgcaaggctggttatctgaagccTACACCAGTTCAGAAGCATGGGATTCCAATTGTGCTTTCTGGCCGGGATTTGATGGCATGTGCTCAGACTGGCTCTGGGAAAACA GCTGCTTTCTTATTGCCAATAATAGAAATGCTGCTGAGGGGCAAGGTAGTAGCTGATCGATTCAAGGAGCTCCAGGAACCAGAAGTAGTCATTGTAGCACCAACACGTGAACTGATCAATCAGATATATCTAGAAGCTAGAAAGTTTTCTTACGG AACTGTTGTGAGACCTGTTGTACTCTATGGAGGAACAAGTATAGGACATCAAATCCGTCAGGTTTTGCAAGGCTGTAATATATTGTGTGGCACCCCAGGAAGACTTTTGGATATTATCTCTAAAGGAAAA GTTGCCCTTAGTAAGGTCCAGTACTTGATACTGGATGAAGCAGATCGCATGTTGGATATGGGATTTGAACCAGATATGCGGAAACTTGTCGACTCGCTTGGCATGCCACTGAAACAAAACCGTCAGACTTTGATGTTTAGTGCCACTTTTCCTGGAGAGATTCAGAG GTTGGCTGCAGATTTCATGAGGAGTGATTATTTGTTCCTTGCTGTTGGTCAAGTGGGAGGAGCCTGTGGTGACGTACAGCAGTCCGTTCTCCAGGTAGACCAGTATTCCAAAAGAAACAAACTGGTTGAAATTCTCACCAACATAG GTATTGAGCGGACTATGGTCTTTGTCGATACCAAGAGAAAAGCTGACTTTCTTGCTGCTTTCCTTTGTCAAGAGAAATTCCCTACAACAAGCATTCATGg TGATCGAGAgcaaagggaaagagagatagcaCTTGGTGATTTCCGTACAGGGAAGTGTCCCATTTTGGTGGCTACAGCAGTGGCAGCACGAGGGTTGGACATTGAACACGTGCAACATGTTATTAACTTCGATTTGCCTTCCACTATTGATGAATATGTCCATCGCATTGGACGCACAGGCCGTTGTGGACATGTTGGCAAAGCAATATCATTCTTTGATTCAAATACAGATATGCCAATAGCACGTGCCCTCCTAAAAGTCCTTTCTGAT